The Tautonia plasticadhaerens nucleotide sequence GGGGCGGAGCCGCCGCCTCAGCAAGGACTATGAGGCGACGACGGCCAGCAGCGAGGCGTTCATCAAGCTGGCGATGATCCATCTGATGGCTCGGCGGCTGGCCAGGAATCTGGGGAAGTGAAGGCTTTCCCAACAGGCTGTGAGGTCGCGGAAGACGGCTGGACGAGAAGGCGAGGAAAGCTGAGTCCGATGCGCTTCAATGAGGCCGCGACCCTGAGGTCGCGGAAGACTGGCGGTGCCCGAGAGCTTTGTTGGGCGGTGGGTTACGATCAGACTTGCGAGCGGTTCACAGAATTTGCTGATTGGCACAGCTAACTCCGATGAACGAGGTCACGAAAACAGTTGCCGCAAAACAAATTGGCTCATGGGGCCGAATCCATGCTCGGGGGTCTCCCCAGCAGGACTCGCAGGAATTCATCGGTGACGGACTTAATCTCGAACCCCCACTGGAAGACCGCCTGATACCGGGCCAGGTACCACTCGCTCACGCCGTAGAACCGCCTCAGGAAGTCCCGGGCGTGTGTCCAGATCCCCTCCTGCGTGTCGCAGTGCACCTCGCGGACCCCGTCCCCGTCGTCGTCCCGCGCCCAGGTGGACTTCGGCCCCCAATGGTCCACCGTCACGCGCACCCGCCCCATCCGGGGCAAGCCGTTGTACCCCTTCCACTCGTCGGTGTCGACCACCGTCCCCTCCAACGTCGCGCAGTCGATGACCTCCTCCAACTCCGCCGCGTTGGCGTGACCCAGGACCTCCGAGCGGAATTCACCCGACCGCCGCCCGACCACGCCGGCGATCGGCGGGCGGTCATCGGCGAAGGTGCCGTGCCCGCGGCGGCGATTGGCCCGCCGCCGCGGCGGGTCGGCCGGGTCGCGATGCGGGATGCCTTTCTTCCCCCGCGTCCTGATCCATCTCGTCGGCCTCGACCACGGCGTCATCCAGCGGGTTGCGGTCCAGCCCGAGCCGGGCGTTGTCCTGGAGCCGGCGCCGCAGCTCCAGCAGGTGCTTGCGGTCGCAGCCCGGCTCGCGCGCCATCCGGGCGGTGGGCTCGCCCGTGGCGACGCCGTGGAGGATCAGCAGCAGTTGGCCGGGGCGGGGGTGCGTCCCCTGCAGGGCGGCCCCGGTCCAGGCGTTGAAGACCCGGCCGCGATGACCGCACTGGTACTCCAGGACCGGCTCCCGGTGGCGGCTGTGGATGCCCAGCCGCTCCCGTCGGCCGCACCTGGGGCAGGCCAACCCCCCGGGGTGCAGCAGTTCGACCAGCTTGCGGTAGCAGGCGTCCTCGTCCAGGAAGTCGATCAGGGGAGGTCCATGGCGGGGCCCTCCGCGTGATGCGACGGATCTCCCTCGATGCGAACGCCTTCGGAAACGGTCGTCAAGATGCCGGGCACGGATTCGGCCCCATGAGCCACTTCCGGTTATAGCCCCCGCCCCATAAGCCGCACCCGTTCCCGCCCAGCCAGAGGACGGGAATCAGCAGGGATTCCGTGCGTCATCTCCTTGGAGACGGCAATCCTTAGCATGCAATTTTTCTGCTTATCACGGATTTCGGGGAGCCCTGCGATCCCCTCCGAGTGAGGCCGAGATCAGCAGGTTCTGGAGCCAGTCGGGGTGATACCGCTTCCCGTTGAGCCGTTCCGCCGGGCTCCTCAACTCGGGGGTCTCTCGGACCGTCCAAGGGCACATCGGGGCGAAGTTGTGGATCAACGCCCAACCTCGCAACCCCTGCTCAGCCGCTGCCGATTTGCCGTGCAGTTGCTGCGTGCAGGACAGGTGGCAGTCGAGCCGTCGCAACAGCCGGTCCACCGGGTTGCTCGTCCGAGGGCAGCCGGGATGGGCGTAGGCCAGGGCGAACGCCTCGCGCTCCTCGCACAGTGACAGCACCTTCTCCCGCACGATCGGCTTGTCGATGTGCTTCGGGGCCCCCTCCCGCAGCCGGCGAAGCCGTTGCGAGAAGGTGCGGGCATCCGGGGCGTGATACGCACCCCAGACCCGCCCCCGGAGGGCATCGAAGGTCTCCTTCAGGTGCTTGGCCCGCTCCCGGATCTCCAGGGACGCATGGAGGAAGCAGAGGATGATCGTCGCCCCCTGGAACAACGCCCGCCAGGCCGCCTGCGTGGCGGCCCAGCCGTCGGTGTTGACCGTCCGGGGCCGGTACTCCGGGTCCAGGTCCCGGACCCCATCCCGGGACACGCCGTAGGCCCTCGTCAACTCGTCCTGATCCGCCTTCTCGGCCAACGCCAGGCCCAGGCAGCACTCGCCGCCGGCGGTGGCCGCCAGGTAGACCTCCTCGCCGGCCAAGGTCGTGTGCTTCTCGTCGGCGACCAGATGACCGGGCAACCGCTCCGGTCCCTTGACCGTGGCCCCCACCAGGCCGGATCGGCCAAGCGTGCGTCCCAGGCGATGCCAGTACATCGGGCCCCGCCCGAAGACCTCGGTCAGGGCCCAGTCAGGGACGGCGAACTTGCGGAGAAAAGGGGGGCCTGCACGTCCTCGGTGTGGGCGGTCAGCTACGGCATCAAGAACGACGGTCGGACCAGGGAGCTCTGGCCGTCGCGGAGGTCGATCCGCCGGAGCCTCCAGCCGGCCTTGCGGGAGGTGTAGGTGTCCTTCATGCGATAGCCCCGCCGGATCTCGGATGGGAACAGTTCCGGATGGGCTTCGATCTGCTGGCCCAGATACTCCCGGAACCGCTCGGCATCGCCTGCGATCTGCTCATACTTCTGCGGGGCGCGGGGGATACAGATGGCCTTCTGTCCCCGGAGGGGCGGGGACGTGGGGTCGGCTGCCGGCATGGCGTCGTCCCTGCTGATGGCTCACGAGGCGGAGATCCGTGACCCTCAGCATAGCCGCTGTCGGACGGGCTGACATGGACATCCGCTTCCATCCCCCAAATCCGTGATAAGCAGCAATTTTTTCCGTTCCGAGGGGCGTTGTTGCACGAAGGGGCTCGCCTGGCCGATGGACTCCCGTATACTTCGGCATGAGCCAGACCCGCACCCCTTGCCGAACTCGTCGTCCTCGCCAATCGTCCGCTCGCCAGGCCACCGAGAAGGCCGTCTACCGCATCCGCAACTGGCGGGAATACAACCAAGCCCTCGTCAACCGGGGCTCGCTGACCGTCTGGGTCGATCAAGAGGCCCTCGACGCCTGGCTCTACCGGGGTCCGAATCGGTGGGGAGCCCAGTACATCTGCAGCGATGCGGCCATCCGGTGCCTGCTGACGCTCCGGGCCGTCTCCCACCTTCCCCTGCGGGCCACCCAGGGCATGGCCGCCTCGATCTTCGAGCTGATGGGCCTGGACCTGGAGGTGCCCCACTACAGTACCCTCTCCCGTCGGGCCGTCGAACTGGCGGTGGGCCTGGCCCGCAAGAGCGAGGGGCCGCTGCATCTCGTCCTCGACAGCACGGGGCTGAAGGTCTACGACGAGGGGGAGTGGAAGGTCCGCAAGCACGGCTATTCGAAGTGGCGGACGTGGCGGAAGCTGCACCTGGCCATCGAGGCCGAGACCCATGGGATCCAGGCGGCGATGGTGACCGAGGCCGGGGTCGATGACGCCGAGATGGTCGAGCCGCTGCTCAAGCCGATCGACCGGGAGATCGCCGCTGCGGCGGGCGACGGGGCCTACGACAAGCGGAAGGTCTACCGGGTGCAGGAGCACCGCACGGGGACGATCCTGATCCCGCCGAGGAGCAATGCCAGGATCTGGAAGCACGCCGATGCGCCCGGTCCGCCATTGGCCCGTGACGAGAACCTGCGTGCGATCCGACGTTCCGGTCGCAAGGCGTGGAAGCGGGAGTCCGGTTACCACATGAGGTCGCTGGCCGAGACGGGGGTCTGTCGGATGAAGGTGATCTTCGGCGATCATCTGGCCAGCCGGAGGCCGGAGTGTCAGGTGACCGAGGGTGCGATCCGGGGCCGGGCGTTGAACGTCATGACTCATACGGATTCCGGAGTTTATGTTCGTGGTGCGACGTATGGCGCCGCGCAGGTCGAGCGGATCAGTCTCGGCACCAGGCACACCGCCCGCTAGGCTGCGACCGCCGCCTCAGCCAACGCTTCGTAGTCCCGGTACACCCGCAGCGACCAGTAGTGGCTCCGAAGGTAGTGTCACAGGTCCTCTACTGGGTTCAGCTCCGGGGCGTACGGCGGCAGCTCGATGATCGTGACGTTCGGCGGCACGTCCACCGCCTCGCCGGTGTGGAAGCCGGCCCGGTCCCGGATCAGTACGGCGTGGACGCCGGGCGCCAGCCGCCCCGACAGCTCGCGCAGGAAGCGGTTGATCGTCGGCACGTCGAGCCGCGGCATCACTAGCCCGACCGCCTGGCCGCTGCCCGGGCAGGCGGCCGTCAGGACGTAGCACCACTCGTACTCGGTCTGCCGCACGCCGCGCGGCCGGCTGCCGCGGCGGGCCCAGACGCGCATCAGCGTCCCCTGCCGGCCGAAGCGGGCCTCGTCGGCGAACCAGACCTCGACCCGCTCGCCCGGGTGCCGCCGCTTGATGTGGCCGATGCGACGGCGGATCCCCTTTTGACGCGAGCCTGGGCCTCGGGGTCGGACTTGCAGTGCGCCGGCCGCGGCACCGGCGGCTTGTAGCCGATCCGATGAAGCAGGTCGTAGGTCGCCTGGCGGCCCGGTTCGACGCCGAACTCCTCGCGGAGGATGCGGCGGACCTCCGGCCCGCGGAGGGTACAGACGCCGTCGGCCGGGGTGGGCCCGGCGTCGAGCCGGGCCCGCAGCCGCTCGGCCGTCTCCGAGCCGACCCGCGGCCTCGGGCCGCGGCCGCCGCGGTCGGCGAGGGCGTCGGGCCCCTCCTCGTTGTAGCGGCGGACCCACTTCTGCACCGCCCGCTCGGTGCAGCCCAACGCCGCGGCGATGGTCGGGGCGGTGGCGCCCTCGACGGCCAGGGTCACGGCGCGGAGGCGTCGCCAGAGCGAGGCGCGTCGCTGGCGGTCGGTCAGCTCACGCAGTTGCTCGGGAGTGTGGTGGGGCTCGACGTGCATGGTGCGTGCTCCTAAGGGTCCCTACGGTGATGGAAGGACGAGGCGCAACCGGCATGCCACGAACGAAAACGACGGAAGGCGTATCACCTCGGGATGCCGCAGAGCGTGCGGGTGGCGTAGGCCGATCCAAGCCGGGAGACTCCCCGCAACTACACTCTCCGTGCAACAACGCCGTTCCGAGGCGTGACCCCAACGACACCGGCGGCGGCCCGAGGACCAACACCTTCATCTCGATCGAGACGATCATCGATCCCTGAGGAGTCCTCACGGTCGCACCCGGGCTCCGGAATCGACGATCGCCGATCGCCGAGCCCTCAAGGCCCACCATCCAACTCAATTCGGGTCGCCGATCAGGATGAATCCGGCCCAGTCGTGCGGGTGCTCGAACGGGTGTGCCGACCCCGCCACCCCGGCCACGGGTCGCTCGCCGCGGCTCGCGTCGGACTCGTCTAGCTTCAACCGCTTCAGCTCCGCCTCCGCCCGCTCAACGTCCAGCCCGCGCAGCCACTGCTTCGCCTCGTGCAGGGCCTCGGCTTTCGCCATCGGCCCGGGCAGGCCGTCGCGGCGGCCGAGCAGGTTGGTGTAGAAGCGGCTCATCAGGAGCGTTGTCGAGCGGTCGGGCACCTCCCAGAGGCTCAGGACCAGGCGCCTGGCCCCCTTACGAACAATGCCTGCGAGAACCCCAGGTATCCCTCTCCCCCGGCGTAGCGTCCCAGCCCCGTCTCGCAGGCAGACAAGACGACCAGGTCGGCGTCGAGGTCCCAGGTGTTCACGATCTGCTCGGCCGTGATCGAGCCGTCGGCCTCCATCGCCAACGGTTCGGCCGATCCGTCCGGCTCGGGGGCCAGCCGGATCGCCGAGCTCATCGCCACGTGCGGGTTCGTCTTCCCGTGCGCCGCGAAGTGGAGATACCGTAAGCCCTTCAATGCGCCCGACCGCGCCAGCCCCTGCACGGCCGGCTCGGTGGCCCGCTCGCCGAGCAGGATCGTCGCGTGGCCGTCGGGGAAGAGCCCACTGATCAGCTCGACCTCGCGCCTCGTGCCGGGTAGCCGCGCCAGGGATTCGCCTCGCGTAAGAGGCTTGAGCACTTCCCCCGCTGCCCGCTGGGCCAAGACGACCTCGGCCGCTGGGCGGCTCGGGTCGTGGTTGATGCCCAGCTCCCCGGCGGCCACCTCGATCTCGCGGACCTCGCCGTTGCGCCATAGCTTGACCGGGATCCGCGTCGCCCCTTCCTCGGCAGGGACCGTCTTCAGGTCGGCGCCCGAGTTCAGGACGACGCCGTTGTACGCCAGCAGCGCGTCGCCCACCTTGATGCCGAAGAGGTCGGCATTGGCGCTCGGATCGACGGCCAGAATGGCGATCCCGTGGTCGGGAGGCGTGGGCGGCTCCGCGTCCGGCTCGGCCAACGGATAAGTCGGATCGCCCAGCGCCAGCAGCTTCGGCCCTCCGGACTCCTCTTGGCCCTGTGGTTCAACCAGCATGGCGAACATTGAGCCCGACGGCGCATAGCTGACCACGAACTGTTTCGCCCACTCCGGCCCGGCCGCCAGCAGTGCCTCGACGGGCACCCCGGCCATCGCCGCCGACGGCAAGACGATCAAGTGCCGCACGCCCTCCAGACGCGGCCGAAGCGGCGCGATCCGCTGTCGCGCGAGCGACCCCGCGGGCTCACGCCAATCGGGCGAGTCGCTCCGAATCGCCTCTCGCAGCGCCTCGGGACGCCCGTCATCCTCCTTGGTCTAGCTTGGGCCGGCTCCCGTGCCCGGGGTGTGTATCCAGATTGGATCGCCCTCGCGTCGGACCACGCAGGCCCAGTGATAGGCCGAGCGGTCGCGGCCCTGCGGTCCCTTCGGGTCTACGTCCACCCACCCGACCAGCGCCGTATCGGCCGGCAGGGTGGCGCGGATTTCGTCGAGGGGGGTGGGCGAGCCGGCGAACTCCCGTACTGATCGTTCAGCTCATTCTCCAGAGCCACGTATTGGCTATGAAGGATGCTGTGCCGCTCACGCAGGTCGTTGAATCGACGATCCTCGTCCTGACTACGGCTTGTTCTCGCCGATGCCCGCCCGATCTGCTCATCGAGCGCCTGGAGCTGGCCGCGCAGGTCGGCCTCGTGTCGTCGCTGGTCGACGGTCAGGGGCCGGAACTGCCGCGCGGATAGGTCATCCAGCAGGCCCCGAGCCAGGTCGGCCTCCCAGTTCCGCCAGGCGTCCAGCGGCTCACCTAGCTGGGCCAAAGCCACGGCAAGCGCGGATCGAGCGGATGTGTCCCGCCCCAAGGCTCGCTCGAGGCCGCTCGCGCCGCCAGCGGATCGGCTCCCCTCGACGCCGGCCACGGCGGACTTCCAGTATGCGATGTCCTCACTGGGCCGATCCTGGAGGTCCAGGTAGAGGGCGAGACGCCCGTGGCTCCGGGCCGTGACAGGATGGTCGGCGCCCAGGGCCTTGAGGTTGATCGCGACCACCTTCCGGAGCATCAACTCGGCCTCGACGTATCTGCCCTGAGGCACCAGAAAGAAGCTACGTCTTCCGTGGCCTGCCTCGCTTACGAGGGATCTTCACGAACCACTTCTCAAGCGACGGCAGGCGGATCACCTCGGCCTCCAACGCCTCCATCTCCTCGGGCTTCAGCCTGACCCCCTTGGCGTAGGTCGTCTCCACCAGGCTGACCACCGGGTGCTTCCGCTTCCAGGTCATCGATCGGGCGAATCCCAACACCGCCTCCACCGAGTCCAGCAGCGACCCGTTCCAGTGCATCTCCAGCACGCCCCAGCACCGCTCGATCGGGTTGTACTTGCTGTGGTACGGCGGGTAGTACGCCAACTGCACCACCAGGCGATACTTGCGGGCGAAGGCCACGATCCGCTTGAGGAACTGGCTCCGCCGGCTGTGGTTCTCCGGGCCGTTGTCCAGGTTGATCACCAGCGTCTTGACCCGCAGGAACCGCAGGCGGACGCCCTCCCACCATTGCTCCAGGCGATCGGCGATGAAGTCGCTGGTGACCTTCGACCGGGCCATGTACAGCCACAGGTCGTCGTGCTCGGGCAGGAAGATGCCGAAGGGGGTCAGCGTCGCCACGGGCTTGAAGTCGTGATCCGCCGCCTTCGTGCCGGTCCGGCTCCGGCCCCGCCGTGAGAAGGGGCCGACATGCACCGTCGCCTTGGCGTCGATCGAGAGCCGCAGGGTGCCCCTGGCCCGATCCGCCTCGGGGTTGACCGCCTTCAGTTGATCGAAGATGGCATCGGTCTGCGGGACTCTTTTTGGGGGCGGCACTTGGCCACCCTGGAGAGGCGATAGCCCAGCAGGTTCAGCTTGGTGTTGATGGTCTGCTGGGTGGGCAACTCCTCGTCGGTGTAGCCCTTCGTGGCGATCAACTGGCGTCGGACCTCGGCGGCACTGATCCGGGTGAAGAGCCCCTTGGTCTGGAACTTGGGGTCGGCCTGGCTCTGCCCGTCGGCGATGCTGCGGATGTCATCGAGGAGTCGGGGCAAGTGCTCCTCGGCGGGCTTGCGACGGCGGGCCGAGAAGGCGTCCACGCAGGTCATGCCCGAGCGGAGTTCGTGCGTGCCCTTGCGGATGGTCTCCCGGCACCAGCCGAGATGCTCCTGGGCCCAGCGTTGTCCACCCCGCCCCATCGCTGCGACGGTCTTGGCCATGAAGACTCGCTTCGGACTGCCCTTGAGGGCCTTGGCGGCATCGATGAGGACGGGGATCATCTCGGGGCTGGGCCGCATCTGCGTATCTCCTTGATCTCCTGGTGCGAAGGTCTCAGGATACGGAAGAGTTTTGTCCTTTCAATCCCCTAACGCGTTGAGCGTCCGCGTCGGCGAGCTGTTTCGGGGCCGGGGCTGAGGGCGGGTCCTGTGCAGGGGCCGGACCAGAGGACCAGGAACCCAGTGCCAAGATCAGTGCCGACCACCCGCGTAGGCTGTACCTGGAAGTCGGAGCGAAGTGCCACAACATCGCGGAGGCTCCTGGTGCAAGGTTTGGGGGGACTCCCTCAAGTAGCGAACCAGACGGGCGAGAGAGTTCGTCCGTGTGTCGACCTCGTGGCAAGGATGGTGGCCCCGAAGACTCGGCCCCCCACGAAGATGGGGACGATCACTCGGTCGGCAAGACCGGGAAGGCAATCGCGCGGGCCGCGTCCACGCCTGGGACCTGCCGCAGATACTCGCAGACTGCGGCCAACGGCTCGGGCTCGGCTGAGGGCGCGCGGCGCTCCGTGCCGCGATGGGGATCGTCCGTCACGGTGAGTGCCCGGCCATCGAACCGCCACACGCCCTCGGTTGCCGCGATAGACTTCCAGGGCAAGCCGGCCTGCGCGTCCCATTCCGAGAACGTCGGCAGCGACTCGCGCGAGGCGACCAGCACGAACGCCTGGAGACCCATGCCGTCGGTCAGGCCGTATTAATCGCCGGCCCCGGCCGGATAGTCGATCTCGGTCGTTGGGCTCGGGGGGGTCCCTTCCTCCGCCTTGGGGCAGAAGGAAACCGACCCGTCCGGGTTCAGCGCAATCAGGTAGCAGTACGCCGGCTCGTTCAGCTGGGCCTTCACGCGCACGTTGTCGTTGGACCGGGTGGAGAAGGTCAGGACTCTGATCGTCCCCTGCCCCGTCCTCGTGTTGCCTTGGAATCGCTCGACGTCCAGCGACTCGATTACCAGAGGCGTGGCCGCCAAGTCTGGAGCGGGTGCCGCATCCGGGGCGACCGGCACGGGCGGGGCCGGCCCACCCTGGCCCTCGACCTCAGGGTTCCGAGAGATGATCCCGACGACCGCTCCCAGCCCGAGGACCGCCGCCGCCCAACCGGCTCGACGCCGCCAGCGGCCCGGCGACGGGAAGGTCTCGCTGGCGATCGAGCTCGTCTCGGAAATCGGCTCGCCCTTCGGAAGCGATGCCATATCATCGTCGAAGAGCCGAGACAGGTCGTGCCCGACGGCCCAGGGAGCCAGCGCCTCGGCCACCTCGCGCGGCTCGGCGGGCCGGACGACGGGCTTCTTGGCCAGCAGGCGGTCTTGCAAGCACAGCAAGCCGGGCATCCCCGCCAGCTCGGGCCGGAACCGGGTGATCGGCGGCACCGGCTCCTGGCGATGCGCCACGATCTTGCGGGTCAGGCCTTCGTGGCGATCGTCGCCGAACGGCGGCCGGCCGGCGAGCAGACAATAGAGCGTACAGCCGAGACTATAAAGATCCGATCGGATGGTCGCCGAGCGGAGGTCGTCGGCCTGCTCGGGCGCCAGGTAGTCAGCCGTGCCCCCCATCGAACCGTTCTGCGTCAAGGAGTCGGCCACGTCCTCGACCAGGCGTGCCAGGCCGAAGTCGAGCACCTTGACCACCCCTTCGGGCGTCAGCATCAGATTCGACGGCTTGATGTCGCGGTGGACCAGCTTTTTCTCGTGCAGGGCCTGGAGCCCCCGGGCCGCCTGCCGGGCCAGCTCGCACGCCTCGGCCACCGGCAGCGGCCCGAGTCGCCGGACCAGCCGTTCCAAGTCGTTGCCGAGCACGAGGTCCATCACCAGGTACGGCCGGCCCCGGCTTACGCCGCCGTCGGTGGCCCGGACCAGGTTCGGGTGGTCGAGCAAGCCGACCGCCTTCATCTCGCGCTCGAACCGCCGGACGGCGTGCTCGTCGTGCCGGCCGGCCCGGATGATTTTCAAGGCGACCTCGCGCCCCAGCCCCCGATGCGGGGCGCGGTAGACCTGACCCAAGCCGCCGTGCCCGAGCGGCCCGAGAACCTCGTAGCGCTCGCCGACGACCTCGCCGACGGCCAAGCCCCCGTCGGGCGACGGCACGAACGGCGAGGAGGAACCGAAGCCGCTTGGCTTCGAGGGAACCGTCGGAAGGTCCTTACTGATCGCTGCGCAGGGAAGTTTACTATCCGGTTCCGGAAAGGCCGAAAATCACTGGTTCCGGGAGGCCACAGAGTTAACTTCTCTGCGCAGCGATCAGTAGTATCGCCCGGGCCACTTCTCGGCACCCCGTCCAGCCCCGCCTGCGTCTCGGCCATGACCGCCTCCCGCCCTCGCGAGGCCATCGCCGCTCGTCACATCTTCCTTAAGTAACTATCTCAATAGCGTCATGCGGCCCTGATCCGGTGGAGCCTCCGGTACCAGAGCAGGCCGCAGGCCGGTTGGATCAGGCCGAGGGAGTTCTCCTCATGCTCGTCGTAGCGGACCAGCAGCCCCCGACACTTCGACAGCCAGGCCAGCGTCCGCTCCACCACCCAGCGGCGGGCCTTCCGCCGGCCCGGCCGCCGCTCCGGGCGGGGTCCGCCACGGGCCGGACGGATGTGGGGGACATACCCATGCCCCTCGGCCACCCCACGAGCCGGTCCGTTGTCATACCCGGCGTCCAGGCACAGGTGCTGCTCGACCTGCTCGGGGTCGGGCCGCTCGGTCACCACCGCACGGATCGTCGCCTCCAGCAGCGTGAAGTCCGGGGCGTTGGCCCCGGCGATGACCACGCCCAGCGGCCCGCCGTCGCCCTCGACCAGCAGGCCCTGCTTGGTCCCCGGCTTGGCCCGGTCGGTCGGGTCGGGGCCCGTCTGTTTCCCCCCCGAACCGGGCCTTGCCCGGCCGCCCGTCGGCCGCCTGCCACCGCCATTGGACCTCGCCCAGCTCGTCGCACTCCTCGACCAGCAGGGCCCGGATCCGCTCGAAGACGCCGTGGCGGCACCGCCGCTGGGACCAGCGGTGCACCGGGCTGTCGTCGCCATACTCCCTGGGCAGCGTGTGCCACTGGCAGCCGCTGCGGGGGCGGGAGATGATGCCGTCGAAGGCCGCCCGCCAGTCGATCCGGCCCCGGCCGCCGTGCTCCTCGGGCGGCGGCGGGGCGTCTTCGAGCAGGATCGGCTCGATCCGCTCCCAGAGGGCGTCGGGCACCTCCCAGATGGTCTCCAGCGGCTTGACCCCTCGACTCTTCCGTCCCATGGCTGCGTCTCCTGAGGTGATCGCCCCGCCCCCTCAAGGTACGCAGCCGGTTCGGGTTAGGTTCTGAGATAGATTCCTAGGTGGGAGAGTCCGTAGTAGGAATGCCGAAACGCCCTCTGGCGAATGTCGGATAGTGCATCCTGGTTTCTGGAAATCCCCCGCCCGCCTGGGCGAGGGCTCGGCTTGAAGCGGCGGGTCACCGCCGGTCCCCCCGGAAAGTGCCGACCGACCCCAGGGAGACCGCCGCCGATGACCCACCAGGATCAACCTGCCGCCATCGACGAGGTCATGGAACTGCTGGCCGAGCATGGCTCCGACGGCCTGGCCCAGGCCATCGGCGTCCTGCGCGACGAGCTCATGGAGCGGGAGCGGACCCAGGCCCTCGGGGCCGCCCCCCACCGGCGATCCGAGGCACGCAAGGGCTCCGCCAACGGCTCCAAGCCCCAGACGCGGCACACCCCGATGGGGCCGATCGCCGTCCGGGTGCCGCAGGCCCGAGGCCTCGACTCCTATGCCTCGGCGTTGGAGAGGGGCGTCCGCAGCGAGCGGGCGTCGAAGCCGGCCGTCGCCGAGAGGGACGGGCCGGGCGTCTCGACCGGCAAGGGGGCCGCCATCGCCGAGCGGCCCCGCGGGTCGGAGGTCACCGGCAGTCAGGTCAGCCGGGCCGCCGGGGCCCTCGACGAGGGGCCGGAGGGGTGGCGGGGCCGCCCGCCGGGGGAGACGCCGTACCCGATCCCGGATGCCCGCGACGAGGAGGTCCGCCTCGGCGGCTCGATCGTCTCGTGTGCGGTGCTGAATCGTCTCGTGTGCGGTGCTGACGGCCATCGGCATCGATCCCGGGGGCCGGCGGTCGATCCCCGGGGTCGGCGTCTCGATGGCGGAGGCGGAGGTCCACTGGCGGGGCTTCCCGGCCTCGCTGCAGGCCCGTGGGCCGCACGGGGTCGAGATGCCCACCGGCGACGCCCACGCCGGCCGGGAGCAGGCCCTGGCCGCCCGGCTGACCGGCGTGCCGCGGCGGCGGGGCCAGTCCCCCCCGGCGGAGGACGCCCCGGCCTACGTGCCGAGGCCGTCGCTGCCGCCGGAGGTCGCCGCCGGCCCGCGGGCGGTCTTCGACGCCCCGGATCGCGGCGAGGCCGAGCGGCGACTGGGCCTGGCGGCGAAGAGGTGCCGGGCCGTGGCCCCGAAGCCGGCCGAGTGGCCGGAGCGGGACGTGCCGGAGGGGCTGACCATCTTCACGCTGCCGCCGGGCCACCGGCGGCGGCTGCGGACGAGCGACATGCCGGAGCGGCTGAACGAGGAGGTGAGCCGGCGGACGCAGGTGGCGGGGTTGTCCCCGAACGAGGGATCAGTCCTGCGGCTGGTCAGTGCGGTGTTGATGGGGATCAGCGAGGGCTGGGAGACAGGGCGGAGACGTTTGGCGACGGGACCGGGGTGACCTGTCCGCCTTCAGGCCGGGAATTTACAGAAAGGGGGTTGCACGATCGGCGAAGTCCTCCCGGCAGCGGAGCCCGCTCCGTTGCTCGTTGAGCCCCGTCGCGACCGTGTCGCGCCCCCAGCCGAAGCGACGCCCGGCCTGGTGGGCGTTGCCGACGCAGAGTTCGGTGGCGACCTCGGCCTGGAACAGGCGGCGTTGATACCCGGTGAGCCGCCGGGCGGCCGAGCGGATCAGGGCGTCGCGGCGAGCGATGGCGTCGTCCATGGGGGTGGCCCGGCCTGCCGACGAGACGGTGAGCGATCGCCCAGAGTCTCCCATGACCGGGCCGGACAGGACAGCCCCGAGCGGGGTAGGTTTTCACTCACCGATCGCCTTAGCCCTTCACAAGGCGTCGGCATACATCTTGCATGGTGAGAAAGGTCGGATCGACGAATCGTCCCTGATTCCAAGGATCGTCCAAGATCGCGGAGCGTTGAAACGGGCCGCATGCCCCGGGTCACTTGAGGAGGGGTTCCGCCCATTCGACATCCAGGCGAACCGGATCGGGGAAGCTAAGGTTCAAC carries:
- a CDS encoding IS5 family transposase (programmed frameshift); this encodes MPDALWERIEPILLEDAPPPPEEHGGRGRIDWRAAFDGIISRPRSGCQWHTLPREYGDDSPVHRWSQRRCRHGVFERIRALLVEECDELGEVQWRWQAADGRPGKAPGSGGKQTGPDPTDRAKPGTKQGLLVEGDGGPLGVVIAGANAPDFTLLEATIRAVVTERPDPEQVEQHLCLDAGYDNGPARGVAEGHGYVPHIRPARGGPRPERRPGRRKARRWVVERTLAWLSKCRGLLVRYDEHEENSLGLIQPACGLLWYRRLHRIRAA